From Eremothecium sinecaudum strain ATCC 58844 chromosome III, complete sequence:
ATCTTTCGCAATCACCAAATCATTGAAAACCCAGTCTAAATTATCTAAAACTTCAAAGCGCCGTGAACCAGAGTATTCTTTTCTGACATCTTCAAATAGATCTTTGATAGCTTGATCTATGGCATTAAATAAGAACTGTTTATAACCGCGAGCATTGGTACGTGTCTGAATAGTACCGTTCATAATCTCTTCAAACAAAGCCTGATCAGTTGGGTATTCTATGATCTTAGGTTCTAAATTTTCATCCAAACGTGCTAGTTTACTGGGAAGCTTCTTCACACGGTTAGATTCCATTTCTAGTTCTTTATTTTTGATTATGAGACGTGTTTGTATTATTTTCTGGTCCTCACGAATCTCAAAATCAATGACTTTGAAAAAGCGAATTAATAATGAGCAGTTCTCCTTTCGAGCCCCCTCAAGCAAATCGTAGATTATACTGGTCATTAAATCGTCAAACTTCTCAATTTGGCCAGGAAGTTTGGCAAACACCCTTTTTACAGTCCTTTGTACATCCTCCGTAGAAACATTCGCAAAAATAGTCATCTGATCACAGAAATCTCGAGCCCTATTTAACATAAAATGGATTTCCAGCAGCCTCGGGCACCCTGTCTCTAACAAATCTTGACTAAAATTTTCATTTAAAAATACATCGATCATATTGCAAAAGTCACCAAAATTCACTATCTTATTGTAAATGTCAGTTGTCCTGGAAATCAATTCGTGGATTCTCGTCACTTTATTAAAAACCTCATAGCTTTTGATAGAATACTTGTTCTCTTTACTCAACCTATCAATACTTCTCAACTTTTCCCGAAGAGCATCAACCACAACAGTGCTATTACTAATTGTTTCTAAGCACTTCTGTATCTCTCCATAACGGCTTTTCGATAGTTTCGTCAATTGATATTCCACAGTTGACTTCTCTTTCTTAATTTGTTCTTTTATCTGAGCTAAGTTTTCAAGATTTGAGTCATCCTTAATGAAATCCGATATTCTTTGCATAGCTAACCCCTCCATTTTGTAAATAACCTAAAGGTAAATTAAAACCTAAAGCAACAACAACTAATGAAATAATAATTGTCTATTATTTTGTTAAAAACTGTTTATACTTGCTTATTCTTTATTTACTACAAGTTTTACATATTTAGACTTCTTTAAGGTTCATCAATATACGGCCGGGTAATATTTCATTGTCCATATGACTTTATGAAACGGTGACTTGGCCAAATGGCACCTTAAAGCATGCAATATAATGGCATGTGCTGGCTGCGTGGTTAACTAATTTTCCATCCAGTTTAAATAATGCACTTGCCATGTGCTGTTTAATTTCTTTCTCTGTAGAGAATAATGTGTTTCTCAGGTTACACCAGGTTCAGGTTGTGTCCAGATTCCTTCGGGCCACTTGAGGTAACCAGCCTTTGAATAATCTCCACGTATTTCGGCATCTTTTATAGATGCTCTGGAAACTCTTAAATATAAGGATAAATTCTGTGGGTTAGCTTCAGTGGCTCTATCAAATACACGTGCGAAATGTTCATTCTCGAGCAGTAACGCAGATACATCCACAGTTGTATTGGTTCCAACGTAATATTCCACATCATTTATTAACAAGGAGTATCCGTCTAATGTGTTGGCTTCATCTGTCATTCCATCTGTGGTTTCAACTGGTTGCCATGATACAGCATATGGGGCGCCGGAATACTCTAAAATTGGTGGGGCGGTTAATAAACCCGCCTCTCCCCTCGATAACTCCTTTTCGGACTCTACTATACTTGCAAACCCCCATCTGCCAACACCAGAGATGATTAGGCCTATTAAGAGGCCTTGGAACATATAAGCAGACCCAGATTTGGTTGCACAGCCTGGTAATAGGATTATACCCAAAAGATAATGATGTAATCTTAAATGCAAACCCGGTAATACGGATAGGATGATCATTCCAACCGCAATAAGCAGGTATATTTTCAAGTACTTTCTCAGCTTTCCTGCTTTCCATAGGTTATATGCTTGTATTACTGCACAGGATATAAGTACAATGCACAAAATTACCACAACGGCAAAGGCGCCCGCCAACTGTTTCAAGTCCTTGGGAGTAAGACGGTCGAGCGGTAATCTATCAAACGTAACATTGTTTAAGACGCCAACCCAGAATAGTGGAAGCCAAAGTATCAACTTGATCACCGGGAAGGCGGATGCTAAAGTGTGCACTGACGCTTTCCAAAGACAGTAAAGCACAAAGCAGAGCGGTAATAACCGCCCAAAGCCCATACTCCATAAATTATAGATAGTGCTTCTGTCATAAGGATCAATTGTAATTGGAGGGTCCAATGCTAAGATTAAAGTCCAATAGCCTGCTATGACAACAACCCAAAAGCCGATGACACTTTCATAAAGGTAGAAAACCAAAATGCTGAAAGAAATGTTCGCCAGCGTATATCCCAACCTAGGATCTTTGCAGCCGTATACATTACCATCCATCTCCTTGAACACAAATGAGGAGGGGAAAAAGGAATCAAATTCAACAGATTCAGTTCTATGGCTTCCCTTCGCAGACGGGAAAGAGTTCTGAGGCCCAGTCATTTTAAGTCTGACGCAACCTCCATGCGATGACGAAATCAAGCCTGCATGTATTGCCGCAGCACAAGGGAAGGAGTCTCCCCGGTACGGGTAAGTTAAGTCCTCTCCTGTAGGATTTTCAATACGTCCTCCTCCAATTGCATAACTCTTGTACTTAACCGACTGGTTGCCAACTTCGATCGAGGAGAAAACCCAACTAGACCGATCACACAATGCAGGGCACTTAATGATAACCTCTTGGTTTTCAAATGGCCCACATTGCTCGGCATTGAGACCACATGCATTGTTCTTTCCTTTCCAATTCCACTGACTATTACAAGAAAGTGAAATAACTTTGTGCCTTGCTGTATCATTTTTGAAGTAAGGTAGTGCAATAAGCGATGGGTATAACAAACAAAGGCATACAACAAACCAAATGCAGCAATAAACTATTAGTATCACAAACCTAATATTAAAGTTTGAAAAGCGGGCTTGAAACCGTGACGGAATGTCATCCAGAGCTTCAAACACCTCCCATCTTCTATGAAATTTTGGTGGTTCATCAGAGGCTTTTACAGGACCATTCCACAATGAATATAATGCTTTTTTCCACCAACTAATTGGTTTTATAGGTGAACTTGTCCTAGCAAAAGTTGATGTCGTTGATATTCCTGACGATTCGCCCCCCAGATTAATAACTGATGAGCCACTTTGAGGAGTTAGATAACTTAACTCTATAGCAGATGAATGCTGGTCCCTCTTCTTCTCGATAACCGTTTTCAGCATTACGTGAAGCTAAGTACCTAGTACAGGTTTTCGTTGGTGGTTGTATTTTACCTGTCAACTTTAGAAATGTTTGAGTATGACGTTCACGTCAACAGCAAAAATCACAAAGTATTTTAAGAACCCTACGTCAAGTATATTAAATCCACTTAACCAGCTTAATCAACCGTATATTCACTTACTAACTGTCTTTTATCATTCCCATATTAACCTAAATATATTACACAGTAAAAATCAAAATATAACTATGAAATTACATCATCCAGAGCACATTTCGCAACTACTGGGGTTATCAATAGCACAAGCAATTACTTTGGAGTTGAATATATCAAATTCACTGTCGTCATCTGGTTTAACTTCTGTAGTAGTAGAAGTGGTAGTAGTGGTGCTTTCTTGATTTGTGGCAACCTCAGATCCGGCGGTTGATGTAATTGGGGCTGTAGAACCTTCAAAATGCATAGATGAGATACTGTTGGTGAGCGAGGATATTTCGGAAACGGCAGTATTAGACTCCGAGTCTTTAAACTCTTCCTCCGATGAAGCTTCATCCTCATTTAGCTTAAACCTTCCCGCTATGTAGACTGGACGCTGTAGGTCTCCGGTTGTCACGTTGTTAGCAGCTTGGTCAGCTACTAGCTTATCAATAGTAAACTGGATAGCTGCGGAAGCGGCTTGAGTCCTGAGATAGTACATACCGGTCTTTAAGCCTTGTTTCCAGCCGTAGAAATGCATTGATGTCAACTTACCCATTGTTGGGGCGCGGATATGGATATTCAAGGACTGTGACTGGTCGATGAAGGCTCCACGATCAGCGGCCATCTCGATGATCGTCTTTTGGGAAAGTTCCCAAACAGTCTTGTATAGATCCTTAATGTCTTGTGGAATATTAGGTAAGTTTTGAATGGAACCATTGTTGGAAATAATATGCGATTTCATCGCTTCATTCCACACTCCAAGATCGACAAGATCGCGCAACAAGTATGGATTTACAATCTGGAACTCGCCTGACAAGACACGACGTGAGTACATGTTAGAGGTGTATGGTTCGAAACACTCATTGTAACCCAGAATCTGAGAGGTTGAGGCCGTTGGCATTGGAGCCACCAAAAGAGAGTTTCTCATACCGTACTTCATAATATTTGCTTTCAGATTGGTCCAGTCCCATAGATCGGTTGGTTTCCTGTCCCACATGTCAAACTGTAAGATACCCTGGGCAGCTGGAGAACCTGCAAATGTTTCATATGGACCCTCCTCCATCGCCAATTCAACAGATGCCTCACAAGCAGCGTGGTATAGGGTTTCAAAGATCTGAATGTTCAACTCCTTAGCAGCTTGGGAGTCAAAAGGAATACGCAGGATCATAAATGCATCTGCTAGACCTTGAACACCCAAAGCAATTGGTCTATGTCTCATGTTAGATCTTCTTGCAGTCTCGACTGGATAATAGTTACGGTCAATAATTCTGTTTAAGTTACGTGCAACTACCTTTGCAATAGAATGCAACTTTTCGAAATCGTACCATTGCTTGGTGCCGTCAAGTGACTTCTTAATAAATGCTGGTAAAGCAATTGAAGCAAGGTTGCAGACTGCGGTTTCCTCTGGAGAAGAATATTCGACAATCTCGCAACACAAGTTAGAAGATTTGATCATACCAAGGTTCTTTTGGTTAGACTTTCTGTTACAAGCATCCTTGTATAAAATGAATGGAGTACCAGTTTCAGTCTGAGCTTCTAGGATTGCGTACCACAACTTTTGAGCCTTGATAGTCTTTCTTCCACGACCTTCTCTGACATAGCGTTCGTACAACTCTTCGAATTCGTCCCCATAGACATCACACAAGCCTGGGGCTTCGCTAGGGGAGAATAGGGTCCAGTCGCCATTAGATTGGACCCTCTTCATGAATAGGTCAGGAACCCATAGAGCAGGAAACAAATCACGGGCACGAATTTCTTCCTTTCCATGGTTCTTCCGAATGTCAACGAAGTCGAAGATATCTGAGTGCCATGGTTCCAAATACAGCGCAAAGGCACCTGGGCGCTTGTTTCCGCCCTGATCGACGTAACGAGCAGTGTTGTTGAACACACGAATCATAGGGATAATACCGTTGGAGTTACCATTAGTACCAGCAATGTAGGAACCAGTGGAACGAATGTTGTGAATGTGTAAACCAATACCACCAGCAGTCTTGGAAATCATCGCACACTCCTTCAAGGTGTCATAAATACCCTCTATAGAGTCATCTTTCATTGCAACCAAGAAACAGGACGACATTTGTGGGCGAGGCGTGCCCGCGTTGAATAGCGTAGGAGATGCGTGAGTGAAATATCTCATAGACATCAAATTATAGGTCTCGATAACCTTAGGAATATCGCGACCATGAATGCCTACTGCAACTCGCATAACCATATGCTGTGGACGCTCGGCTACTTGGCCATTGATTCGCAGCAAGTAAGAACGCTCCAAAGTCTTAAATCCAAAGTAGTTGTACTGGAAATCTCTATCATACACAATTGCTGAATTCAACTCATCCTTATGATCCATAACAGTCTGATATACATCTTCAGAGATCATAGGAGAGTGAACCCCATTCTTTGGGTTGGTGTACGAATATAGATCCTTAATAACCTGTGAAAATTGCTTTGTAGTTTGCTTATGCAAGTTTGAAATTGCAATTCTAGCAGCTAAAGTTGCATAGTCTGGGTGAACTGTTGTCATATAAGCACATGTTTCAGCTGCCAAGTTATCTAGTTCTACAGTTGTAACACCTTCATACACACCTGAAATTATACGTTGAGTTATTTTAACGGCATCAACGTGATTTGGATCTAAACCGTAGCATAAACGTGAAATGCGAGCTGTTATTTTATCGAATTTCACTGGTTCTTTATGGCCATCTCTCTTATAAACGTACATTGTTGGTGATTAAATTGACCTTATATGATATGTGATCAGCCCTCACAAGAATTCTTAATATATGAGATAGAGAATAGCAAAAAAGAGTTAAATAGAATTCATTTTATACATTGATGAAGTTCAAACTCCTGTAGTGATCAAGCACATTAAATATGAAAATTTTTGTTAAGTAACGCGTAACTTTACGCGTTTCATCTTATTAATAAGACAACGTCACGTAGAAGGGCACCCTGGCGGAATCTAGTCTTCAAAAGCAAAAAGGTACGTAATAACGTAATAAATGTGAATATATGCATTTGCAAGCTTTTCTCATGCTACTAGCGTTAAGATGAGAGTGATCAGAACAGCATATTACTGCTGCTACAGCCTTGGCTCGCATGGCTGGTCCATCACCTTCGCAATAGAGCTGTGATGCACGTGtttatcacgtgatttaTACAGCGATGAGTACTGAGTGGCATGGTATCTGTTGATACTAAATTATATAAGTTAAGCTTTGGTATACGCTCCGCAGTGACCTGTTAGCGCTTTCTGTTCCTCATCATAAGGCCAGCGACCGCTGCGGCGGCAGCGATCCCGGCGGAAATCATGGCAATGCCCTTAAAACTCTCACTTTGGATCTTCTTCTCCACCATGGCTTTCACGGCACGTGCTTGAGAGTTCTCTGGCTCGTGTGAGTACAGGGCGTCTGCATATCTTTTTGCCATAGAGTACTCCCCTAATTTGTAGCAGCCAATTGTGAGATAGTACAGAGATTCCCTCCTCCTCATGGGTGATTCTTTGTAGATATCGGTGAGTATTTTGACACCCAGGCGCTGGTCTTCTGAATCTTGGGATTTCACTAGACCCCATGCATAGTTGAAACGGGATTGGAGTGAGGCAATATCTCCGCCTTCCGAAAGGACCTGTTGGCGCAATATTTCGAGTTGTTCGGCAGAAAGAGAACCATATGCATCCTCTATGGTTGGTAGGTAGTTGATTTTGACCATTTTAGAGTCCTAGAAGGGTCTTCAAGTGGTTGTTT
This genomic window contains:
- a CDS encoding uncharacterized protein (Syntenic homolog of Ashbya gossypii ACL048W; Syntenic homolog of Saccharomyces cerevisiae YIL067C); the encoded protein is MLKTVIEKKRDQHSSAIELSYLTPQSGSSVINLGGESSGISTTSTFARTSSPIKPISWWKKALYSLWNGPVKASDEPPKFHRRWEVFEALDDIPSRFQARFSNFNIRFVILIVYCCIWFVVCLCLLYPSLIALPYFKNDTARHKVISLSCNSQWNWKGKNNACGLNAEQCGPFENQEVIIKCPALCDRSSWVFSSIEVGNQSVKYKSYAIGGGRIENPTGEDLTYPYRGDSFPCAAAIHAGLISSSHGGCVRLKMTGPQNSFPSAKGSHRTESVEFDSFFPSSFVFKEMDGNVYGCKDPRLGYTLANISFSILVFYLYESVIGFWVVVIAGYWTLILALDPPITIDPYDRSTIYNLWSMGFGRLLPLCFVLYCLWKASVHTLASAFPVIKLILWLPLFWVGVLNNVTFDRLPLDRLTPKDLKQLAGAFAVVVILCIVLISCAVIQAYNLWKAGKLRKYLKIYLLIAVGMIILSVLPGLHLRLHHYLLGIILLPGCATKSGSAYMFQGLLIGLIISGVGRWGFASIVESEKELSRGEAGLLTAPPILEYSGAPYAVSWQPVETTDGMTDEANTLDGYSLLINDVEYYVGTNTTVDVSALLLENEHFARVFDRATEANPQNLSLYLRVSRASIKDAEIRGDYSKAGYLKWPEGIWTQPEPGVT
- the RNR3 gene encoding ribonucleotide-diphosphate reductase subunit RNR3 (Syntenic homolog of Ashbya gossypii ADL057W; Syntenic homolog of Saccharomyces cerevisiae YER070W (RNR1) and YIL066C (RNR3)), coding for MYVYKRDGHKEPVKFDKITARISRLCYGLDPNHVDAVKITQRIISGVYEGVTTVELDNLAAETCAYMTTVHPDYATLAARIAISNLHKQTTKQFSQVIKDLYSYTNPKNGVHSPMISEDVYQTVMDHKDELNSAIVYDRDFQYNYFGFKTLERSYLLRINGQVAERPQHMVMRVAVGIHGRDIPKVIETYNLMSMRYFTHASPTLFNAGTPRPQMSSCFLVAMKDDSIEGIYDTLKECAMISKTAGGIGLHIHNIRSTGSYIAGTNGNSNGIIPMIRVFNNTARYVDQGGNKRPGAFALYLEPWHSDIFDFVDIRKNHGKEEIRARDLFPALWVPDLFMKRVQSNGDWTLFSPSEAPGLCDVYGDEFEELYERYVREGRGRKTIKAQKLWYAILEAQTETGTPFILYKDACNRKSNQKNLGMIKSSNLCCEIVEYSSPEETAVCNLASIALPAFIKKSLDGTKQWYDFEKLHSIAKVVARNLNRIIDRNYYPVETARRSNMRHRPIALGVQGLADAFMILRIPFDSQAAKELNIQIFETLYHAACEASVELAMEEGPYETFAGSPAAQGILQFDMWDRKPTDLWDWTNLKANIMKYGMRNSLLVAPMPTASTSQILGYNECFEPYTSNMYSRRVLSGEFQIVNPYLLRDLVDLGVWNEAMKSHIISNNGSIQNLPNIPQDIKDLYKTVWELSQKTIIEMAADRGAFIDQSQSLNIHIRAPTMGKLTSMHFYGWKQGLKTGMYYLRTQAASAAIQFTIDKLVADQAANNVTTGDLQRPVYIAGRFKLNEDEASSEEEFKDSESNTAVSEISSLTNSISSMHFEGSTAPITSTAGSEVATNQESTTTTTSTTTEVKPDDDSEFDIFNSKVIACAIDNPSSCEMCSG
- the FIS1 gene encoding Fis1p (Syntenic homolog of Ashbya gossypii ADL058W; Syntenic homolog of Saccharomyces cerevisiae YIL065C (FIS1)), translated to MVKINYLPTIEDAYGSLSAEQLEILRQQVLSEGGDIASLQSRFNYAWGLVKSQDSEDQRLGVKILTDIYKESPMRRRESLYYLTIGCYKLGEYSMAKRYADALYSHEPENSQARAVKAMVEKKIQSESFKGIAMISAGIAAAAAVAGLMMRNRKR